The Pleurodeles waltl isolate 20211129_DDA chromosome 7, aPleWal1.hap1.20221129, whole genome shotgun sequence genome contains the following window.
ACAGTCCCTTGAAACCTGACAGCCCACCTATTATATAAAAGACAAGgcaggactccagagcctccttaGTTCACATTAGGTTGCAGGTTGGACAACAAGGTCTAAGCTCATCTGGAGGTGGTTCATTGTGGTACAGTCTATGACACCACTGATATTATCTTAAATACATTGCTGATTGTTCAGCCATGGTGTGTGCATAAAAGAAAATAGGCATTTCATAATTTCAAAAAGCTCACACAGTAAAActaatacaaacaagcattggtaaagccaaaatcTGTAGTGTTGGCGGTCAGTCTTTtggcttgccagtgcttgtttgattaGTAAAGTCTTTTGTGAAACGTTATTGATGTTCATTTGAAGGGCCTccaccaatataaaaaaaatactaaaggcattttttttgttttcgaaAAACACACATTGTTGTAGTTGTTTGTGGTACTGAAAGAAAAAAACGTGTGCAGATGTTCTCCTTGTAAATAGTTAAATGCCGTCAGTAACACTGAAGTTAACCAATGGCTGAAATGTGCTGACCCACTTATGCATGGGAGAAATAAAAAAGTGAATGACGCAATCACAGAAAAAAGGTTGAAGAGGAGTGATTGAAGGCCGCTATAAGACACATATATGTTCATTAAAATCATAGGGTCTTCAGTGACACCAGCCCTAAAAACGTCAAGCTCTCTCTAAATCTCATGATCAGTTTAGTGTGAAGGACCTGAAATAGTGTACCGGTCAACGTGAGATGACTGGACCCTGAATAACAATGAAGACACGACTCTTCGCATGCAGAACTTGGCACTTCATTAAACGGCTAGAGTTCTCCTtgcaggtctgtttgtggtgcatcTAAGAGTTCTGTCCATGGTACTAAAATAAGGGATGACCCTCTGAAGCCAGCAGTAGGGTGAAACAACAGTTTTCTCTTATAGTGACACATACCTCTGCTCTCGGAGGACATTGAGTGCCCAGAATGCACCCTTCAATGCGTTTTATGAGGATCACTACTGTCTGCCCTTGAGGTGTGAGGTCGAATGACCTAAAAACACTGCCATGTTTTTACTTAATACCAGAATGGAGGGGCCCATGGAGAGAGAGACCCGCTCTAGTCTCTCCATGGGCACGTTCGggagaggacaggaagtggcgtggAGGAGTCGGATTGGTGGCAGGTAAGTGGGGATGTGTTTTAGTGTAGGGCttaaaagggggggtgggagggagggtcggcctctttccgcgccgacCGCTGTTAGGAAGGAGCGGAAtttgaggcctacccctccatCTAGGATTGAAGGCGAGTGGGTGGGTTTAGGTTAAGGATTATAGGCCCCAAGGGTTTGCGGCCCTGGAGCAAGATAGTGAGGTTAGTTTAATTTTGTGGCGGCGCGAGGCTTTGCGGCTGTCGTGCTAGTGAGCACAGAGGAGAAGCGTTAGTGGGGGGCATTGTCGCGGGGTGCAAGGCCTCTGCGGGCCCGCGGCCCGCGGCATTTGTTTAATCAACCAGCCATGATGCTGAAGCAGTTAAGGCCGCGCTTCGCGTATTAGGCGAAGCCGGCCGTTCCGACCTGCTCAGGCCTGGGGTtctcgaccaggcctgggtcggaatgATGCGGCCGACGTGGGCCGCGTCGAGCCGGGGTAGCGGCTGCTGTAGCCGCGTGTCAGTCATTAGACTCCGATGGTGATAAGGAGGGGCCCAGGAACAACGGGGAACAGCGGGGGATGGGGCGCATGACACCCCCAGCCCCCTAATTTTCTCACAGGATGAGGATGTCAAAAGTGCAGGGACAGAGGTGGCAATGGGGGATATTTGCACGGGCTCCGCGCAGGTGGGGCACTGGGGCACCACAGGGGACCCAGTGGGGGGAGAGACAGTGGATATAAGGGCAGCGGGTGAGGAGCAGCACATGCCGGGGCCCTGGGCCCCTTTGGATTTGTCGTGCCCTAAGGGAGGGCCCACTTCCTCGGGTGGGGTCGGGCCCCAGCTAAGAAACGGGTAAAATACTCGGGCAAGGCCGGGGGGGGCGGCTAAAGCCAAGACACCCCCAAGACAGGCCAGACAAGTTAAGCACAAGGCAGGTGGGGAGGGTGAGGGCCCCGGGCCCTCAGGCCTTTGCAGGCAGACTGGGTGGGACCTGGCAGAGGCGTGGGATTTGGGGGCCAGGATCCGGGAGCAACGCAGGGCTGTTGCAGAGACTGAGGCCAGATGGGCACAGCTGTGCAAAGACCGGGAGGAGTTAGCAGCCCAAGGTGAAGTGAGCAGGAGGGCCACAGAGGCATTGGCCGCCAGGGGACCTCAGCCCTCGGGTTCTGGGGCAGGGAGTTGGGTCTGGGTACCACAGACAGTAGAGGGATGGGGACAGGAGGCTAGCGCGGCCGAAGGGCAGGTCGGCGCTGGAAGCCCTGGTGGCGCACACGGCCACAAGGGAAAAAGCAAGACGATGCCAACAGCTGAGGTTGGCAGTGGAAAAgtgatgccaacggggcgcaacacggccccaatacgttggtctgaagcactagagggacAGGCGGctgccttctctacaccgcaggaacGTGGGTATCAAAATCATGGTTTGCGCCATGTGGGACAAGGACAAATTGCGTCTACAACAGTGAAGCCACGTGGGCATGTGGCGAACAGGTGTGAGTGGGAAGGCGATGAGGAAGTTGACCTGGATTATGaggaagaagggggtgagtgggaaGAAGGAGAGATCCGGGAGGCGAAGGTGAGCAGTGTAACAAAGAGGGGGCGAGGGCACAAGTGCTGCACAACCTCTTactctgcttttgttttacaggacaccgTCTCGGCAGAAGGGCCAACGGGAGGGCGGCCAATGACGTCACAAGGACGGTTCTTGAAGAAAACGCCGCGGAGCATGGGAACAGTGGacagaggtaaggggagatggtggtcagtttggggcgGGGGGGGAGGCACCAGAAGCTTGTGTACACACAAGTCCATCGGTGTCGGGGGTGGGTCAGTTTTAGAGACAACCGGGGTAGGTTCAGGTCAGGAAGGGGATGTGAGCAAGATAAAGGAGGCCCTTCCCGCAACGGGTATAGAGCAAGGTGTTCAGAAGACAGGGGAGGACACAGGTACAGAAGACAAGGATGGGGGAAGCCATAAGAAACGGCTCCCATATATGGGGCTGGCCATGCCGCTGGGGTCACACGTGGCCGAGAAAACGAAAGCGAGAATTTGGAGGCttgaatatgtagatgtttttaaactcTTACATAGGGATATTCAGGCCAAGGTGGGTTCCAAGGAAGAAGAATGGGAGCTGACACGTAGGACCAGGGTTCCTATCACcatggataattggacatctgcCTTCCTGATATTTGCCagtatttattgtgagaaatatcctgacagggccatagcacttttcaaatacatggacatcatacgGAAGGCACAGttacattttgggggttttgcatggctaaGCTAGGGCCAGGGTGAGTGTAAATTCCGAAAAACCATGGGGGGACGTGGACcctgaattatggatgcaatggatggcatcagctCAATCTTCGGCCTCCACACATACAGCGAGTGGACTGCCAGTTGTGTACAAGCCTTTTCAGTCTCGTtccgcccagggaggggcgggcgcAGCCAGCAAAACCCCGGGGCCCACCACAGGAGCCTGCTGGAATTTCAATAAAGCGTTCTGCTCTCGACAGCAGTGTAGGTTCaagcatgattgctccaagtgcagGGGCCGTCATCCGGTCACTCAATGCTTTTCCTTAtccagtccagcagagcaatggagggcgtcCAGGGGGCGGGGCACACAAGGCGCTACTGCGCCAAAGGGGTCCTACGCCGGTTAGGCTGGAGATTCTGTTGCCTTGGTTATACAGCTATCCAGATACGGATAAGGCCTGTCAGCTGGAGTGGGGTTTTCATGAAGGTTTTAGGGTAGGATATCAGGGTCCCCGGTATAGGAgatgggcagacaacttgcggtctgccaAAGAACAACCTCAGGTGGTACGCGACAAAGTGGCAAAGGAGGTGGCATTGGGTAGAATAGCAGGGCCATTCTATGAATGGCCAAGTGAGAATTTAATAATATCACCCCTTGGAGTTGTGCCCATAAAAGCAGTGGGTGAATTCCGTTTGatgcaccatttgtcatggccggagaGAACGTCTGTCAACGATTTTATCGCACACGAGGACTCCAAAGTGGTCTATGCCTCGGTGGACAATGCCGTGCGGCTAGTTTTGAAGTATGGGCGTAGGGGAGAAGTGGCGAAGTGTGATACAATTGGCTTTCAGGCTATTCCCCATTTATTCGGCAGACTTTGACCTCCTGGGTATGCAGCTGGAAGGAGCCATTTATGTGGACCGGGTATTACCCATGGGTTGCGCTATCTCATGCGCACTTTTTGAAACCTTtagtaccttcttgcagtgggtttttgtcaaaaGAAGTGGTCACCGGACGGTGactcattacctggatgatttcctatgTGTGGGGACGGCCACATCGGGGGCTTGGGCCCGGGCTTTGGCAGACTTTCAGGGACTAACTCAGCAGGCAGGAGTGCCTTTGGCACCAGAGAAGACTGAGGGCCCGCTAACAGTGTTGACATTTTTGGGCATCTAGTTGGACGCCAATACGTTGGTTGCCAAATTGCCGGCGATCAAAGTCACGGAGATGGTAGAGTTCCTGGCCATGATGCGGGGGCTTCGCAAGATGGATTTGAGAACGGCACAAAAGTTGCTGGGGTACCTTAATTTTGCCTGCAGGGTTGTGAGGGGAGGAaggactttttgtaggcgtttGGGTTTATCCATGTCCGGAGCAGTACTCCCACACCACAGGATAAGGATTTTGTTGGCTCTGAGAGAAGACATTGAAGTTTGGGAAACTTTTCTGAAAGATTTTAATGGGGTGCCCATGTCTTTTGAGGACACTGATACTATTTGGCAGGTTCAAATCTTTTCAGATGCAGCGGGAGCCTCGGGTTTTGGGCTCTACTGGGACGGGAGATGGTGCGCTGAGTCATGGCCCCGGCAATGGGTGCAACGGGGGAGGAGCATTGCCTTCCTCGAGTTTTTTCCACTCTTAGTGGCACTTGCAGTCTGGGGGCAGGAATTGGCCAACAGGACACTGGTTTTCCAGGTAGACAACATGACGGTTGTGTAACTAGTTAACAGGCAGCAGGCGAGGGACCTTAGAGTTTTGCGCTTATTGCGCCAGTTTATGCTTCAATGTTTGTctctaaatgttatttttaaagcatcACACATACCtgggatttacaacgagattgtggattccctgtctcgttcacagtggcagcgtttccacgAGTTGGCCCCAGAAGCGGAATGGAACAAGACTgcggtcccagcagacatttgggagtggggagcgtgatgatcacggggctggtggagatgcctTTAGCAGTGTCTACTCGGTggagttacaggcttgcatggttggattttcaatcttttgaGTTGGTTGTGGGAAATTTTAGGGCTTTAGGATCACAAGATCTGGAGGCACGCGCACTGCGTTTTGTACTTTTTCTGATTAAGGAGGGTTTATCTCCGGCGACAATTGGGGGAAAACTGGCTGGGGTTTCGTTTTATGGGAACCTGTTTTTGGTACCGATCCAGCGCGCAACGATTTGTTGGGAAAAATGTTGAAGGGTTGGGGTAGAGTTAGGTCCAGGGAAAGCAAAACAGCCAGGGAACCCATCACTTTTGAAATACTTCTTGAGGTATTGCATGTGTTGCCGGTATGCTGCTCGGAAGAGTATGAAGTGGGTTTATTTCACCTgtgcatggtctggatgttttttggtgcgttTCGAGTGtccgagttgttgggggtgggaaaagagaTAGGGGTAAAGACAAAGGAGGTGTACATGCACAGGGACCGGTTGGGAATTTGGCTCAGGCGCTCGAAGACAGGCCAGTTGGGAAAAGGGAAATGGGTAtagctggaaaagggggggggatgagCTGGGGTGCCCAGTGAAGGAATGGGTGGCATTCAAGCAAAGGCTGCGCAGGGCAGTTGTGTTCGGGGTATTCGTCCATGAAACGGGGGCGAAGCTTACTAGCTATCAGCTGCTGCAGGTGTTGAGAATGGCGCTTGGGCGAATAGGCCGGCGCGCGATGGActttggcacacattcatttaggattggcgcAGCTACAGAGGTAgctcatttgggttgggactgggcaaaaattaggccatagggagatggaaatcCAGATGTTGTGAGCGTTATGTGAGACCATGATCCAGCATTTGCAAACGGGCGGTTAGGATTACCGGAGCGGTGGGGGGGGGTTTAAGTTCTATGAAAGCCTTTATAGTGCTTTTTCTTTGCAGGTTGCGTGGCTGGGCCACAGAGAGACAAGATGGTGACGTGGCTGGTTGGCCATTCCTTCGttcactgggcagcgaagtttgcagagaagcaaatttacggcagggCGATGGGACTTCCTAGCAGACACCATGAAGTTTTTTGGTGggggaagagtggcatgaggtggggaattTTACTTCCATTTATAAATGCTAGTTTGCCAGAATGGGGATGCCCCGATTTACTACTgattcacctgggggaaaatgaccttgtgaagctatcggggctcacacTCATACAActgatgcagagagacttggaacttTTGAAACAAAGGTTGCACGGCACATGCCTGGTGGGGACTGAATTTGTGCCCAGgcgggtgtggagaggggcagttaacCACGGGGCCATTGAGCGGGCTCGCAGGAAATTGAACAGGGCCATGAGGGTTTTTTGTTGGGCTCAGGGGATCAAGGTCCTTAAGCATGAGGATATCAAGGAGCAGGAGGAGCAATTCTTTAGGGCCGATGGGGTACACCTGTCAAAGTTAGGAAATGCGTACTATTTGGCAGAATTGAGGCTGCTGCTAAGAGATTTATGGGGCGAGAAGCTGTGGTTCAGAGAACAAGTTTAAGAGTATTTAAAGAAAAAGGGACCTGAGGAAGGCTTGTTTccctggggtggggcagcaaaacgccaagagggttttgctggatggcagaaaatgggggagggtggaaagccagatgcgggcttgtccacccttccaggggggattaCAAGGAGGTGAAGGAGCAGAGTGAGGGGTGTTTGTTTGAAGCAAATAGGGCATAGGAGGAATAGGGGTGTGTCTAGGGGAGGAGAAGCGAAGAGAggtttggaagagagagagatgagcAAAGGTAAACTGGAAGTTGGGGGTTTAGTTAATGTTTGGATACACATTTGAAGTTCAATGTTGTTTATGttgaaatcctgtcctaaataaatggccttttgcactattggaagtgtcactgtatgtgtgtgtccCGAAAGCTACATGCCTCATCTGTGTTAAAGAAGACTAGTAAAATTATTTTCACCCTGAAAAGCCAAAACCATTGTTATTATCTGTTTGTTTTCTAACTAGAGCGCAGGAGAAAAATCTCAATTGGACTGTATTCGAACGGGAGAAAAATTGTACTAAATGTCCCATGTGTTATAACGCTATGCCTCGCATTACAGTACATAACAGTAAAACAATCTCCAAAACACAGGTTTGGCAATTTCCGTATATTTATAATTAATAATACATCTTCACTGTTTTCCACTGCATACATTGTATCTCTTGGTCTGCCCACTCTTCCTGGCCCCTCCCCCTGTCCTCAGAGTCTGGTATGAGGAACTTCCTAGTTCCCCCTCAGTAGGGTCTGCACTCTGGCGCGCTGAGCCATGGCAAAGACCCTGAAGGAACACATCTTGTTCGCCCTGGACAGTCTGGAGGAAGCAGCCTTCAAGAAGTTCAGGAGAAGTCTGAACGATGCCGAGGTGCAGGCCGGCTACGACAAGATCCCACGGGGGAAGCTGGAGAAGGCGGACACTATGGACGTGGCCGACCTTATCGTAAACTATTACCTGCTAGAGTACGGGCTGAGCCTCACCCTGCAGGTGCTGGAGCGGATCAACCAGAAGGACGTGGCTGAGCATCTCCGGAAGGCTGCGGGGGCAGGTATGGCGGTCTTCATCCTCCATTCTTCGCCTCTGGTGTGGCCGGGTTGGCTCTAGATCCAAGATACCCGTGCTCTAGTCCCAGCTTCACACTGCACGGCACGTGCCCTGCCCGGTGGCCCCGAAGGGCTGGGTTCGGTGAGGCAGCCGGAGCACGCGCCTCTTTCAGGAGGGCTACGGAGCAGCGGACACCCCGTCCGTAACTGGCACCAGACCCGCGACTGCCTGGTGTGGCTCTCGTTTAGCTCAAAATGCACAACTTTATCGGCCACTCTCCTAAAATAATTATGTCTAAGGCTTTTCGAGGAAGCGTAATGTGTGTACCGATCACACTCAGGAAATGAAGGTAAAAACATTATTATAGGGATGCACCTGGGCCCTGGCGTCTCTTCCAGGTGCCCCCCAatacccctcctctcccccccccgtGGTTCTAGGCTCTGCTGCGCGCGCAAGGGCTCCGCGCTGGGGAGTCTCGCGCCCTCCGTCCATTCTACGCCCTTAGCAGGAACCCGCGGCACGGTGGAAGGGTTGGGGATTTGCCAAACACGTCTGCAGTTTGCTTTCACTTGCGCTTTCCTATCACTCGAAGATTTTCTGGAAAAAGAGAGACGGGAGAAGAGATTCTTTTTTCAACTAGAAATGTACAAATATGCTTGCGGAGGAGTGCATCATGAGATACCCTCTTTATGGCTCCGACCTAGTCCGTCTCTAAACCTGTCCCTGGGATGCGACTGTCGCTAACGGCGCGCGGCCTGATTTGTTACATGACCGTCAAAGCTACAGGTGCCCGACTGATGTATGACTGACTCTCTACCAGCCAAGCCAGCTTTAAAGTGCATGGGCATGATATTTAACCAGTAGAGTAACCAGGATactatgggccctggtgcaagaaaATAAATTGACCAGTTCCACTGTTTTAGGGGTGATAAAATGCAGAAATTATCAGGGCTGCGGGTTCCGACGCACCGTACCTGCTGCGCTAATGGTAGCAATGCCCCTGTATTTAACTCCTAACACGAGTGGAGAGCGGGAGGTGGGGCCACTGTACGTCTTTCCTAGTCAAACACTAAATCACAAACGGATAGGGTAACTCCAGTGGTAAACAGGTTGACTGTTTCTCCGTTTAGGAGTACGAGTCAGTTAGGAACGTCACATAACTAACCCTGCCCCTGCAAGACCTGCTAGACACATGGAGGCATACACCTGGTGTGGCGTtgtcctaaccttttgcctgctgaGTTTCTAGATCACACGTCCGATTAATTCCAAAAAATGAATTGGTCCCCCCGGTCCAAGGCTTAGGCCTGATAGTGACTAACTTTGGCAACCGCGCAAGTGAAATGTAAAGAACTGTGGCAAGTACTGCCAGTTTGCTTCACGTCACGTAGaacacaaccaaacaatccttTTTTACAGTACTAGATCCCGTGTTGGCCAAAAGGCCAATATGAAAGATGACAGCTATATATGCCTGACTCGTCTCCGGCTCTACTGACCTTCTAGGTGCATACCCGATATTCCATGGACTTTTCCAGGCTCCGAGACTTTTGAGGCACTGCCACTAACTTCGTCCCAACCTTTTAGGAGCGCAGATTTAGCGGAAGGGAGGGAGCCACAAGGTGGCCTCTGAAGGTTGGGGGTCACAAAGGGTTTGATGTGTTCAAAGTGCTCAATCAACAATTATTCTAACTCCTAAAATCTTTCTGCACACAGATCGTGTTGCAGGGAGCACCGCGCCACCCCAGAACCCCAGCTCGGGTGTTGCAGGAACCACAGCTTCAGGTGAGCTTCAAGCTACAGAGGAGTATCAGGGAGGGTGAAGAAGGGTGCCTTAAGAGCACGCACAGGGGGTCACTACTGGATCAAGAGGGAGATTTTATCCATCACTATCAGTGAACCGTGTGACAATCTGCGAGGCGTGTGTCTGTACCGCTGGAGACATGCCTACACGTGCCATGACACCTCCTTAGTGATGCCCTCTTCTTCTAGGGCGGGCGTGGGAGGAAGGGTTCCCTTGCACCCTTCAAGAGAGTGACCAGTCCTGTCCAGGCCTCTTTCTGTGCATAGGTGAGCAGCAGGGTGTGTGAGATTCTGGCCGTGTTCTTCTCCAGCAGGTTTAGTGTTTGTATTAGAAGGGCTGCTGGCATCTCAGCAGCGCCCATTGGGATTTCggtggtgt
Protein-coding sequences here:
- the LOC138304251 gene encoding apoptosis-associated speck-like protein containing a CARD isoform X1, whose translation is MAKTLKEHILFALDSLEEAAFKKFRRSLNDAEVQAGYDKIPRGKLEKADTMDVADLIVNYYLLEYGLSLTLQVLERINQKDVAEHLRKAAGADRVAGSTAPPQNPSSGVAGTTASDKHFVDKHREAIISRCTLVEPILDRLFSLEFLTEEQYDLVRAMTTTQNKMRELYKFMHGWGEAGKEAFYRALREQNGPLVRDLGGQ
- the LOC138304251 gene encoding apoptosis-associated speck-like protein containing a CARD isoform X2, producing the protein MAKTLKEHILFALDSLEEAAFKKFRRSLNDAEVQAGYDKIPRGKLEKADTMDVADLIVNYYLLEYGLSLTLQVLERINQKDVAEHLRKAAGADKHFVDKHREAIISRCTLVEPILDRLFSLEFLTEEQYDLVRAMTTTQNKMRELYKFMHGWGEAGKEAFYRALREQNGPLVRDLGGQ